In Pseudoalteromonas carrageenovora IAM 12662, the following proteins share a genomic window:
- a CDS encoding PilN domain-containing protein, protein MKIRINFYQKSLRVRRDPVPLSGLLTLWFGALLIVVITWAFYSYKAHNSQLDLQQNRQYIKQGKAQLELIKQQLANKQNKTVFINELKTLQQEILHKKQIFSYLEQSSDQSTADYAQVMEDLAKYHEPNIWLTHIKFAGQKVTFEGQATQSKFLPIWFNNLKQSPFFIGKEFSVLELSTQDGVSVFSVASDLADEGVNP, encoded by the coding sequence ATGAAAATTCGGATTAATTTTTATCAAAAATCACTAAGAGTAAGGCGAGATCCTGTTCCTTTATCTGGCTTGCTTACGCTTTGGTTTGGGGCTTTATTAATTGTTGTAATCACATGGGCTTTTTATAGCTATAAAGCCCACAACAGTCAGCTCGATTTACAACAAAATAGGCAATACATTAAACAAGGCAAAGCGCAGCTAGAGCTTATAAAGCAGCAGCTTGCAAATAAACAAAATAAAACAGTGTTTATAAATGAGCTAAAAACTCTTCAACAAGAAATTCTACACAAGAAGCAAATTTTTAGTTATTTAGAGCAAAGTTCAGATCAATCAACAGCCGACTACGCACAAGTAATGGAAGATTTAGCGAAGTATCATGAACCTAATATTTGGCTTACACATATTAAGTTTGCAGGACAAAAAGTGACCTTTGAAGGTCAAGCAACACAGTCAAAGTTTTTACCTATTTGGTTTAATAATTTAAAGCAGTCTCCTTTTTTTATAGGTAAAGAATTTTCTGTACTAGAGTTGTCAACACAAGATGGAGTGAGTGTTTTTAGTGTAGCAAGCGACCTTGCAGATGAGGGCGTAAATCCATGA
- a CDS encoding EAL domain-containing protein, producing the protein MQHSNIWHLKQFKVIYFAFIGLVLVSFNFVLNDALHKKIHTSGQQLVKQIYDLNLAPSINNEVLAALVKSEGFMLKPQVPAEHFKHLVSVEHDVFTYKTLSLSFYHYSTWVKQGYLFVLLNLVIIGAACWFYCWWSLLKEAPKQAVQKALIKSPKLIKPKHKEVGVTKQVKSCELSSLYGVSLASHSLFILIECTCNFDKNTDKEASFKVAIIKNFTELKSVSVELLNSHYLAVTLQNVPVTQLDRYVQKLHKTVFLLCRNHQNTITRKNIKVGSCNYRIGADQITVYQLAKSALTLSQSSLLQHCHRFPLNHSQEKLLSSEQVIENVKKNKFILFFQPLFELSTGDILQHEALMRVRHSQHGLLAARYFINQVYSNQDALILDKAVIGQVKKLILSEASALTVSINLHPNNWFNNEFWEWLPSQLAELKLNAKLQFEISEADFFAHRDSMAKPLNIIRQSNSQLVIDNVQSSEKIAALVEHSEVCAIKLSYELVHLLNEKTHNQKQITKIVESARYLNLPVFAVGVETQKELFMLAKLGVVGAQGFYFSEPLQEFTQAVFH; encoded by the coding sequence ATGCAACACAGCAATATTTGGCATTTAAAACAGTTCAAAGTAATTTATTTTGCTTTTATAGGGCTTGTGCTTGTTAGTTTTAATTTTGTATTAAATGACGCTTTGCATAAAAAAATTCATACATCTGGACAGCAATTAGTTAAACAAATATATGATTTAAATTTAGCACCCTCTATAAATAATGAAGTGCTAGCAGCACTGGTAAAAAGTGAAGGGTTTATGCTTAAGCCTCAAGTGCCAGCAGAGCATTTTAAGCATTTGGTAAGCGTTGAGCATGACGTATTTACTTATAAAACATTAAGTTTAAGCTTTTATCATTACTCAACTTGGGTAAAGCAAGGCTACTTATTTGTTTTATTAAACTTAGTTATTATAGGCGCTGCTTGTTGGTTTTATTGTTGGTGGAGCTTATTAAAAGAGGCACCGAAACAGGCCGTGCAAAAGGCTTTAATAAAATCACCTAAACTTATTAAACCAAAACACAAAGAAGTAGGGGTAACCAAGCAAGTAAAAAGCTGTGAATTAAGTTCTTTATATGGGGTGAGCTTAGCGTCTCACAGTTTATTTATACTCATTGAATGCACCTGTAACTTTGACAAAAATACAGATAAAGAAGCCAGCTTCAAAGTTGCCATTATTAAAAACTTTACCGAGCTTAAAAGTGTATCGGTTGAATTACTAAACTCTCATTATTTAGCTGTTACATTACAAAATGTACCTGTTACGCAGTTAGATCGCTACGTTCAAAAACTTCATAAAACTGTATTTTTGCTTTGTCGTAATCATCAAAATACAATTACCCGTAAAAATATTAAAGTAGGATCGTGTAATTACCGTATAGGTGCAGACCAAATTACAGTTTATCAGTTGGCAAAATCGGCACTCACATTATCTCAAAGTAGTTTGTTGCAGCATTGCCATCGCTTTCCTTTAAATCACAGCCAAGAAAAACTACTCTCTAGTGAGCAAGTTATTGAAAATGTGAAAAAGAATAAATTTATATTATTTTTTCAACCTCTTTTTGAGCTCTCCACTGGCGATATATTACAGCATGAAGCGCTTATGAGAGTTCGCCATAGCCAACATGGCCTGTTAGCTGCACGTTATTTTATTAATCAGGTTTATAGTAATCAGGACGCTTTAATATTAGATAAAGCGGTAATAGGCCAAGTTAAAAAACTAATTTTAAGTGAGGCATCGGCGTTAACCGTGAGTATTAATTTGCATCCTAATAATTGGTTTAATAATGAATTTTGGGAGTGGTTACCCAGTCAGCTTGCTGAGTTAAAGTTAAACGCAAAATTACAATTTGAGATAAGTGAAGCTGATTTTTTTGCCCATAGAGATTCGATGGCAAAGCCATTAAATATAATTAGACAAAGCAACTCACAGCTTGTGATTGATAATGTGCAAAGTAGCGAAAAAATAGCTGCATTAGTGGAGCATAGCGAAGTTTGTGCAATTAAATTGTCGTATGAGTTGGTGCATTTATTAAATGAAAAAACGCATAACCAAAAACAAATAACAAAAATAGTAGAGTCTGCTCGCTATTTAAATTTACCCGTATTTGCAGTGGGTGTAGAAACTCAAAAAGAGTTATTTATGCTCGCAAAGCTAGGCGTTGTGGGAGCCCAAGGGTTTTATTTTTCAGAGCCCCTGCAAGAGTTTACGCAAGCAGTATTTCACTAA
- a CDS encoding MSHA biogenesis protein MshI — translation MKEKLFSWLNRSLDRNTAIGVAAYADTVNAVCLKKNHSEWVVHSSHSVNVSEQTDYTTAMVACINEVSTDVCGVNLVIPHYFYQIVQMDKPNLSDEEIIQSLPWTTKDLVDIAPENIVADFIDYPITLPMQSSKMNVFITNKLQLLPFIDSFEHTKSVLRAMTSEEMILVTLFGSHKEAHMLIVQHLGHEPRILIIRDGQLLLARRLNGFLGISDKDQNQVLVEALGLEIQRSMDFFESQLKQPPIRSIQLQCDDLSSLALRAGLAEFLQVKVVDFVPTIELSKHLEPNFYYALGAAYQLTDPESVL, via the coding sequence ATGAAAGAAAAGCTGTTTTCATGGTTAAATCGTAGTTTAGATCGTAATACAGCTATTGGTGTTGCAGCTTATGCAGATACTGTAAATGCAGTCTGCCTGAAAAAAAATCACAGCGAATGGGTTGTTCACAGCTCACATAGCGTAAATGTATCTGAGCAAACAGATTATACCACTGCAATGGTGGCTTGTATAAATGAAGTATCTACAGATGTATGTGGCGTAAATTTGGTTATACCCCATTATTTTTACCAAATAGTGCAAATGGATAAGCCAAACCTAAGTGATGAGGAAATTATTCAATCATTACCGTGGACGACTAAAGACCTTGTTGATATAGCCCCTGAAAATATCGTTGCTGATTTTATCGATTACCCGATTACATTACCTATGCAAAGTAGCAAAATGAATGTGTTTATTACTAATAAACTTCAGCTACTCCCTTTTATAGATAGTTTTGAACATACCAAGTCCGTGTTACGCGCAATGACTTCTGAAGAAATGATTTTAGTTACTTTATTTGGATCCCATAAAGAAGCTCATATGCTTATTGTGCAGCATTTAGGGCATGAACCACGAATTTTGATCATCCGCGATGGGCAATTATTACTTGCTAGGCGACTTAATGGTTTTTTAGGTATTTCAGATAAAGATCAAAATCAAGTACTAGTAGAAGCATTAGGGCTTGAGATACAACGCTCTATGGACTTTTTTGAAAGCCAGTTAAAGCAACCTCCTATACGTAGTATTCAGCTGCAATGTGACGATTTATCGTCATTAGCGCTCAGAGCGGGGCTTGCTGAATTTTTACAAGTTAAAGTGGTTGATTTTGTGCCTACTATTGAGCTTTCGAAGCATTTAGAGCCTAATTTTTACTATGCTTTAGGCGCGGCTTATCAGTTGACCGACCCTGAGTCAGTATTATGA
- a CDS encoding 1-aminocyclopropane-1-carboxylate deaminase/D-cysteine desulfhydrase, with amino-acid sequence MPKPFEINENNYIQQINSPFLKKRNIYLGVKRDDLLHPLISGNKWRKLKYNLAHMRKLNKTELLTFGGAFSNHIHACAAATKEFNIKTHAIIRGPELDDNNPTIQFAKQCGMQLHVVNRMEYRLRQDEQYIAKLQARFPNAFILPEGGTNEHALLGCKELVDSLPAHDYLICPTGSGGTLAGLIEGSKLSTQVIGIAVLKQAEYLVNDIKKLSNKAKNQNNWQLLTDHHDGGYGKFSSELWAFCQNMEHTYNLPLEPIYSGKMMYALWQLIEQDYFAPGSKIIAVHTGGLQGLNGLKYRGLI; translated from the coding sequence ATGCCTAAACCATTCGAAATAAATGAAAATAACTATATTCAACAGATAAACAGTCCGTTTCTAAAAAAGAGAAACATTTATTTAGGTGTTAAACGCGATGATTTGCTGCACCCGCTAATAAGTGGCAATAAATGGCGAAAATTAAAATATAATTTAGCCCATATGCGTAAACTCAATAAAACAGAATTACTTACTTTTGGCGGTGCTTTTTCAAATCATATTCATGCCTGTGCTGCTGCCACAAAAGAATTTAATATTAAAACCCACGCAATTATTCGCGGCCCAGAACTTGACGATAATAACCCAACAATTCAATTTGCTAAGCAATGCGGTATGCAGCTTCATGTTGTTAACCGGATGGAGTATAGGCTGCGCCAAGATGAGCAATACATAGCAAAGCTACAAGCTCGATTTCCTAATGCTTTTATACTTCCCGAAGGGGGTACTAACGAACACGCATTATTAGGGTGTAAAGAATTAGTAGACAGCTTACCTGCACATGATTACTTAATTTGCCCCACAGGGAGTGGTGGCACACTTGCGGGGTTAATTGAAGGGAGCAAGCTAAGCACACAAGTCATTGGTATAGCTGTATTAAAACAAGCCGAATACTTAGTTAATGATATAAAAAAACTTAGTAATAAGGCCAAAAATCAAAATAATTGGCAGTTGCTAACAGACCATCATGATGGTGGATATGGTAAGTTTTCATCAGAGCTTTGGGCATTTTGTCAAAATATGGAACATACCTACAACCTCCCGCTAGAACCAATTTACAGCGGAAAGATGATGTATGCGCTGTGGCAACTTATTGAGCAAGATTACTTTGCTCCAGGAAGTAAAATAATTGCTGTGCATACAGGCGGGTTACAAGGATTAAATGGCCTAAAATACAGAGGGTTAATTTAA
- a CDS encoding ExeA family protein, producing the protein MYLNFFNLSEMPFTLTPNTEFFCALEPHHEAMQVLTTAIDMGEGFIKVTGEVGTGKTLLCRKLLNQLEPDYIVAYLPNSYLSPEELRWAIAVELGMDVDKALDQQALTQLINHYLLDLQEDNERVVLLIDEAQCLSWETLEALRLFTNLETESEKLIQVVLFGQPELDEKLANNKVRQLRQRISFSYKLRSMTAAEVIYYINHRLQVAGFNQPPLFSNNMALKIARASRGIPRLVNILCHKVLLQAYGEGLNQITTRHIQLAIKDTEDCAKYRTGQYWSYSAVAISVFAIAAIWIWRQWL; encoded by the coding sequence ATGTATTTAAACTTTTTTAATTTAAGTGAAATGCCTTTCACGTTGACCCCTAACACCGAGTTTTTTTGTGCGTTAGAACCGCATCATGAAGCCATGCAAGTGTTAACAACGGCCATTGATATGGGAGAGGGGTTTATAAAAGTAACCGGAGAAGTAGGAACCGGTAAAACATTACTTTGTAGAAAATTATTAAACCAACTAGAGCCCGATTACATAGTGGCTTATTTACCTAATTCTTATTTAAGCCCAGAAGAGTTACGTTGGGCTATTGCCGTTGAGCTTGGTATGGATGTAGATAAAGCGCTTGATCAGCAGGCGTTAACTCAACTTATTAATCACTACTTGCTAGACCTGCAAGAGGATAACGAACGAGTAGTGTTATTAATTGATGAAGCGCAGTGCTTAAGCTGGGAAACACTAGAAGCACTGCGTTTATTTACAAACTTAGAAACTGAAAGTGAAAAACTAATTCAAGTTGTACTATTTGGACAACCAGAGCTTGATGAAAAACTCGCAAATAATAAAGTAAGGCAGCTGCGCCAGCGTATTAGTTTTTCTTATAAATTAAGATCAATGACAGCTGCTGAAGTTATTTACTATATTAACCATCGCCTGCAAGTGGCTGGGTTTAATCAGCCTCCATTGTTTAGTAATAATATGGCATTAAAGATAGCGCGAGCCAGCCGTGGTATACCCCGTTTGGTAAATATTTTATGCCATAAAGTATTATTGCAGGCGTATGGAGAGGGGTTAAATCAAATTACTACTCGACATATTCAGCTTGCTATAAAAGATACTGAAGACTGTGCTAAATACCGCACCGGTCAATACTGGAGCTACAGCGCTGTAGCGATTAGTGTATTTGCTATTGCCGCCATTTGGATATGGAGGCAATGGTTATGA
- a CDS encoding agglutinin biogenesis protein MshK, translated as MKNLLRYNFCSLVIICAITPNAFAQLRDPTQPTKFLTSLNSNTQSSELKLQTIIKSSATFKAIISGRIYQVNDVVDDFRVLSISSKQVVLANNDKQIKLELYDYEIKK; from the coding sequence ATGAAAAATTTATTGCGTTATAATTTTTGTAGTTTAGTGATTATTTGTGCAATTACACCCAATGCATTTGCGCAATTACGCGATCCTACTCAACCTACTAAATTTCTAACTAGCCTCAATAGCAATACTCAAAGTAGTGAGCTTAAATTACAAACTATTATTAAAAGTAGCGCTACATTTAAGGCTATTATTTCTGGCCGAATTTACCAAGTTAATGATGTTGTTGATGATTTTCGGGTGCTAAGCATTAGCTCAAAGCAAGTTGTGTTAGCAAATAACGATAAGCAAATAAAATTAGAATTATATGATTATGAAATTAAAAAATAA
- a CDS encoding tetratricopeptide repeat protein, whose protein sequence is MSVINNMLKNIEQRETKQLNIENGITVKPVYDIRNIAFKVIVVVIMLLVIYAAYVFLPASTETHSPVVKQTKNISTKPDALVEKQSLEKPIAYPAINDEQLSSIPTENQGKVKTKQVPVEQLTVESEVKAQPVIAKGLAKKAENDVLVKAPNVKDTQNVSNDIIKPTKKAQQKNVMVKSEAVVKSDQVKRAELLTGAKQAIQFGLYDEAISDLNLILIQSPLHIEARNLLAGTYFKQQDINSAQLVLQEGIALNANVLEWRIMLSKILIMQGEYDVVLQLLSAEFESQANLDFWVLQGTAAQSASQHKQALNSFKHLTQLQPSQAKWWLALATSKDALGEYLDAKQLYKVALDLGGLNTAMTQHALQRLVALKEAV, encoded by the coding sequence ATGAGCGTGATTAATAATATGCTCAAAAACATTGAGCAACGAGAAACAAAGCAGTTAAATATTGAAAACGGTATTACAGTTAAGCCCGTTTATGACATTCGTAACATTGCTTTTAAAGTTATTGTTGTTGTGATTATGTTGTTAGTTATCTATGCCGCATATGTATTTTTGCCCGCTAGCACTGAAACACACTCACCAGTTGTTAAACAAACAAAAAATATTAGTACAAAACCAGATGCGTTAGTTGAGAAGCAGTCCTTAGAAAAACCAATAGCGTATCCAGCAATTAATGATGAGCAGTTAAGCAGTATCCCTACTGAAAATCAGGGCAAGGTTAAAACTAAGCAAGTACCTGTTGAGCAATTAACTGTAGAAAGCGAGGTTAAAGCTCAACCTGTAATTGCTAAAGGCCTTGCTAAAAAAGCTGAGAATGACGTTTTAGTTAAAGCCCCTAATGTTAAAGACACACAAAACGTTAGTAACGATATTATAAAGCCGACTAAAAAAGCTCAGCAAAAAAATGTAATGGTGAAGAGCGAAGCGGTAGTTAAATCAGATCAAGTTAAACGGGCTGAGCTATTAACAGGGGCTAAGCAGGCAATACAGTTTGGTTTGTATGATGAAGCAATAAGTGATTTAAATTTAATTTTAATTCAGTCTCCTTTGCATATAGAAGCAAGAAACTTATTAGCAGGTACTTACTTTAAGCAACAAGATATAAATTCGGCTCAACTCGTATTACAAGAAGGTATTGCCTTAAATGCGAATGTACTTGAGTGGCGCATAATGCTAAGCAAAATATTAATTATGCAAGGCGAGTACGATGTTGTATTGCAATTGTTAAGTGCTGAATTTGAAAGCCAAGCGAACCTTGATTTTTGGGTGCTCCAAGGCACTGCAGCACAAAGTGCTAGCCAACATAAACAAGCATTAAATAGCTTTAAGCACCTTACACAGTTGCAACCAAGCCAAGCTAAATGGTGGCTTGCACTTGCTACCTCTAAAGATGCATTAGGAGAGTACCTAGATGCAAAGCAACTTTATAAAGTGGCATTAGACTTAGGCGGATTAAATACAGCCATGACCCAGCATGCATTACAGCGTTTAGTTGCGCTCAAGGAGGCAGTATGA
- a CDS encoding GspE/PulE family protein — MRPSLKMRLGDLLVHEQMITEAQLSQALNVQASSGRKLGATLISLGFIREPQLLRFLAQQLQVPFLDISQRKLSPDVSKLLSEVYARRCRALVIEDNGDSVLMGMSDPADLRGLDQLAPMLAPKRIDLAVVQESQILVAFDNVYRRTDEITNFAEQLHEEYEDVEEFDLNSLGDETSDATVVKLLQSIFEDAVQVRASDIHIEPDEGLLRIRQRVDGVLQEHTLNQVKIASALVLRLKLMSGLDISEKRLPQDGRFNIKVRSHSVDVRLSTMPVQHGESVVMRLLDQSAGLLSLDETGMPVHILKRVRSIIKRPHGMVLVTGPTGSGKTTTLYGALSELNQQESKIITVEDPVEYRIGRINQVQINNKIGLSFASILRTALRQDPDIIMVGEMRDQETVDIGLRAALTGHLVLSTLHTNDAITSAMRLIDMGAPAYLVASSLRAIIAQRLVRRVCNDCKVPYLPDHQELSWLKYLGEDIADAHFSKGQGCTACNHSGYKGRVGIFELLEMDDAMMDALRANDTQEFSKAAKNSANFSPLSTMALNYAKQGITSLDEVFKVAEYIPEIVGDADATI; from the coding sequence ATGAGACCGAGTTTAAAAATGCGTTTAGGGGATTTACTTGTTCACGAACAAATGATTACCGAGGCACAACTAAGCCAAGCACTTAATGTGCAAGCGTCATCGGGTCGTAAATTGGGTGCAACTCTTATTTCTCTGGGGTTTATCCGTGAGCCGCAACTACTTAGATTTTTAGCTCAGCAATTACAAGTCCCGTTTTTAGATATCTCTCAGCGTAAACTTTCACCCGATGTATCAAAGCTTTTATCTGAAGTGTACGCGCGTCGTTGCCGGGCTTTAGTTATTGAAGATAATGGTGACTCAGTTTTAATGGGGATGAGTGACCCTGCTGATTTAAGAGGACTTGACCAACTTGCGCCTATGCTTGCCCCTAAACGAATTGATTTAGCGGTAGTGCAAGAAAGCCAAATATTAGTAGCCTTTGATAACGTATATCGCCGTACCGACGAAATAACTAACTTTGCAGAGCAGCTCCATGAAGAATATGAAGATGTAGAAGAGTTTGATTTAAATTCTTTAGGTGATGAAACATCTGACGCAACAGTTGTTAAGTTACTGCAATCTATTTTTGAAGATGCTGTTCAAGTTCGCGCCTCAGATATACACATAGAACCCGATGAAGGCTTACTTAGAATACGTCAACGTGTAGATGGCGTTTTGCAAGAGCATACCCTTAATCAAGTAAAAATAGCCTCTGCATTAGTGCTACGTTTAAAGTTAATGTCGGGTTTGGATATTTCTGAGAAACGCTTACCGCAAGACGGACGTTTTAATATTAAAGTACGTAGCCATAGTGTTGATGTTCGTTTATCAACAATGCCTGTGCAGCATGGCGAATCAGTTGTAATGCGATTGCTTGACCAATCGGCTGGATTGCTATCGTTAGATGAAACAGGCATGCCTGTACATATACTAAAGCGAGTGCGCAGTATTATTAAGCGCCCCCATGGGATGGTACTTGTTACTGGGCCAACAGGCTCAGGTAAAACAACCACACTTTATGGGGCCTTGAGCGAGCTAAATCAGCAAGAAAGTAAAATTATTACTGTTGAAGATCCCGTTGAATATCGTATTGGCCGCATAAACCAGGTGCAAATTAACAATAAAATTGGTTTGAGCTTTGCGAGCATTTTACGAACGGCGTTAAGGCAAGATCCCGACATAATAATGGTCGGCGAAATGCGAGATCAAGAAACTGTTGATATAGGTTTAAGAGCCGCGCTTACGGGTCATTTAGTTTTATCAACACTGCATACAAACGATGCGATAACCAGTGCAATGCGCTTGATTGATATGGGAGCCCCCGCTTATTTAGTCGCAAGCTCACTGCGGGCTATTATTGCTCAGCGCTTAGTTAGACGCGTATGTAACGATTGCAAAGTACCTTACCTACCAGATCATCAAGAGTTGAGCTGGCTAAAATACCTAGGCGAAGACATCGCTGACGCACATTTTTCTAAGGGGCAGGGGTGTACCGCCTGTAATCATAGTGGTTATAAAGGGCGTGTAGGTATTTTTGAATTGCTAGAAATGGATGATGCGATGATGGATGCGCTGCGTGCAAATGACACTCAAGAGTTTTCAAAAGCCGCTAAAAATAGTGCAAACTTTTCACCACTTTCAACTATGGCATTAAATTACGCTAAACAAGGCATTACTTCCTTAGATGAGGTATTTAAAGTAGCGGAATACATCCCCGAAATTGTAGGGGATGCTGATGCAACTATATAG
- the mshL gene encoding pilus (MSHA type) biogenesis protein MshL: protein MKLKNNLSGPWLALLLIPTLLTACHSFKPGKEIKPHIEQELAQAPAKTKEIAPLQMPSELTQSLLSSINNEQTISDELAIKRFDVAANDVEVGAFFAGLTDGTPFSVAVHPKVSGTISLNLKSVTFNEVIAVIKRMYPLDIVNEGRIVQVLPAEMRTETIPVNYLMMQRHGQSTVSVVAGGVSQFGQDGNNSGSSNSNSSNQQNSEFGSSNQNLELNGSRIQTINQNDFWKELEVALKSLIGASDGRYVIASPQASLVTVNALPSEISQLKEFLNQSQENLQRQVILEAKIIEVTLKDEYQQGVNWERISSGLEGGISFATTAGSTISNSISAAIGGASSLTIQKGDFNGVINLLETQGDVQMLSNPRVTATNNQKAVIKVGQDEYFVTNVSSTTVTGTSTTTSPEIDLTPFFSGIALDVTPQIDKYGSVILHVHPSVTETEEQLKVITLDDQRFELPLAQSNIRESDTVIRAQSGEIVVIGGLMQTSTEDEESKTPVLGDIPMFGNLFKSIRKRQEKKELIILIKPTVVMPDTWKKQQGESRQLLKTWYEN from the coding sequence ATGAAATTAAAAAATAACTTATCTGGCCCGTGGCTTGCTCTTTTATTAATTCCTACGCTTTTAACAGCGTGCCATAGCTTTAAACCAGGTAAAGAAATTAAACCTCATATAGAGCAAGAACTAGCGCAAGCTCCAGCTAAAACAAAAGAGATTGCACCGTTACAAATGCCCAGTGAGCTTACTCAAAGTTTGCTCTCTTCAATTAATAATGAGCAAACCATAAGTGATGAACTCGCTATTAAACGTTTTGATGTTGCTGCAAATGATGTAGAGGTAGGTGCTTTTTTTGCAGGGTTAACGGATGGAACTCCTTTTAGTGTTGCTGTGCATCCTAAGGTCAGTGGCACTATTAGCTTAAACTTAAAAAGTGTGACCTTTAACGAAGTTATTGCTGTCATTAAGCGTATGTACCCGCTTGATATTGTTAATGAAGGACGAATTGTTCAAGTACTTCCAGCTGAAATGCGTACAGAAACTATACCCGTCAATTATTTAATGATGCAGCGCCATGGTCAATCTACCGTGAGTGTTGTTGCCGGTGGAGTGAGCCAGTTTGGGCAAGATGGTAATAATTCGGGGAGTTCAAATTCTAATAGTAGTAATCAGCAAAATAGTGAATTTGGCAGCAGTAATCAAAATTTAGAGTTAAATGGCTCGCGTATTCAAACTATTAACCAAAACGACTTTTGGAAAGAGCTTGAAGTTGCCCTTAAATCATTAATTGGTGCAAGCGATGGGCGTTATGTTATTGCAAGCCCACAAGCAAGCTTGGTTACGGTTAATGCATTACCGAGTGAAATAAGCCAGTTAAAAGAATTTTTGAATCAAAGCCAAGAAAACCTCCAGCGACAAGTTATTTTAGAGGCAAAAATTATTGAAGTAACGCTAAAAGATGAATACCAGCAAGGTGTTAATTGGGAGCGTATATCTAGTGGTTTAGAAGGCGGTATTTCGTTTGCTACAACTGCTGGCTCAACAATAAGTAATAGTATTTCTGCTGCAATTGGCGGGGCATCATCATTAACGATTCAAAAAGGTGATTTTAACGGGGTAATTAACTTGCTTGAAACGCAAGGTGATGTGCAAATGCTTTCTAACCCGCGGGTGACCGCCACAAATAATCAAAAAGCCGTCATTAAGGTTGGCCAAGACGAGTACTTTGTTACCAATGTATCGAGTACTACCGTTACCGGCACATCGACTACAACGTCTCCAGAAATTGACTTAACACCGTTTTTTTCAGGGATTGCATTAGATGTAACTCCGCAAATTGATAAATATGGGTCGGTTATTTTACATGTTCATCCTTCGGTTACAGAGACCGAGGAGCAACTAAAAGTAATAACCTTAGACGATCAGCGCTTCGAGTTGCCGCTAGCGCAAAGTAACATAAGAGAGTCAGATACGGTGATCCGCGCACAAAGCGGAGAAATAGTTGTTATTGGTGGGTTAATGCAAACCTCAACAGAAGACGAGGAATCAAAAACACCAGTACTTGGTGATATCCCTATGTTTGGCAATTTGTTTAAAAGTATTCGTAAACGCCAAGAGAAAAAAGAACTTATTATTTTAATAAAGCCGACAGTTGTTATGCCAGACACCTGGAAAAAACAACAAGGCGAAAGCCGTCAGCTTTTAAAAACATGGTATGAAAACTAA